A window of Desulfatibacillum aliphaticivorans DSM 15576 contains these coding sequences:
- a CDS encoding mitochondrial fission ELM1 family protein, with the protein MHKLRITAFLDDRPGHLKQTRGILEALDTIADIMVTEVNVPIPGIPSQAGQWASWFAGRSRIPDGCRSSVYPPDLIIGTGTHTHLPMLQYKRACQAPAATCMTPSSLLVKHFDLCFVPAHDNPSDKPNLFETLGPPNTARDLGGHEPDKGLLAIGGVDEKNHVWNSDDVLAKSMEIIKASPDIHWTVTSSFRTPEDMLAKLLQMQDVMPNCTFFNARDTGPGWIEEQYNQADMCWVTADSVSMTYEALSAGCKVGVIPVTWKNPSGKIARGLDRLYKEKWVLSFDDFFHDKQTWEKRRALDEAGRAAREILKRWRPDLLL; encoded by the coding sequence ATGCATAAATTGCGCATAACGGCTTTTTTGGACGACCGCCCCGGACATCTTAAACAGACCCGGGGCATCCTGGAAGCCTTGGATACTATAGCGGACATTATGGTCACGGAAGTGAACGTCCCCATTCCCGGCATTCCTTCACAGGCCGGACAATGGGCGTCATGGTTTGCGGGCCGCTCCCGCATTCCCGATGGATGCCGGTCCTCCGTGTATCCGCCGGATTTGATAATCGGGACGGGAACACACACCCACCTGCCCATGCTGCAATACAAACGGGCCTGTCAGGCGCCGGCGGCCACATGCATGACTCCAAGCTCTTTGTTGGTCAAGCATTTTGACCTGTGCTTCGTCCCGGCCCATGATAACCCGAGCGACAAGCCCAACCTCTTTGAAACTTTAGGGCCGCCCAACACGGCCAGGGACTTGGGCGGGCATGAGCCTGACAAGGGCTTGCTGGCAATCGGAGGCGTGGACGAAAAAAATCATGTGTGGAATTCGGATGACGTCCTTGCCAAGTCAATGGAAATAATAAAAGCCTCTCCGGACATTCACTGGACCGTCACTTCGTCCTTCCGAACGCCGGAGGATATGCTGGCAAAGCTCCTGCAAATGCAGGACGTCATGCCCAACTGCACCTTTTTCAATGCCCGTGATACAGGTCCGGGCTGGATAGAAGAACAGTACAATCAGGCGGATATGTGCTGGGTGACGGCCGACAGCGTATCCATGACCTACGAAGCCCTGAGCGCCGGCTGCAAGGTCGGCGTGATTCCGGTTACATGGAAGAACCCCTCGGGGAAGATCGCCCGGGGTCTGGACAGGCTGTACAAGGAAAAATGGGTATTATCCTTTGACGATTTTTTTCATGACAAACAAACCTGGGAAAAGCGCCGGGCGTTGGACGAAGCCGGCCGTGCCGCCAGGGAGATATTAAAGCGATGGCGTCCGGATCTCTTACTATAG
- a CDS encoding NAD(P)/FAD-dependent oxidoreductase encodes MNPDTVVIGAGTGGLIAALKMAQEGLGVLVLEKNPEDCHGNTWLNDLDLHPFDKYDLPKPLPEELAFPVHRNMRANSSNGDATIVMENIPNYALKVSLYQKRLVRLCREAGVEFQFGATIIDFLNNGKAVTGVIVEADGAPREIPAKVTVAACGAFSPILEKIPAFCDFNFSCRPDDRVHAIQELWKIKPGPARKMVDEGILTPNEMVFYVGVPGGGSFSTFMYQLDLDQEIMALLAGCKPQNPDVLSPRELIDDFKDNRLGFCTERIYGGGRAIPMRNPLDNLVDNGIAIVGDAAFMASPANGSGTTPSMVAGAQCGWTIAKALNAGLEPTKEHLWGYNAAFQTGLGAIFAGYYVAHRVLTTFTEQEVQELVRRKLIDPRQFKNVHDARPFSVAPLQGLGLFMKALPVLGTLIGFVKHGAKIPIITRHYKNFPKTYDPEAFEEWRRRAEKILNRLDVS; translated from the coding sequence ATGAACCCGGACACAGTGGTTATAGGCGCGGGAACCGGCGGCCTGATCGCCGCCCTGAAAATGGCCCAGGAGGGCCTGGGCGTATTGGTTTTGGAGAAAAATCCGGAAGACTGCCACGGCAATACCTGGCTGAACGACCTGGACCTCCACCCCTTTGACAAATACGACCTTCCCAAGCCCTTGCCCGAGGAGCTGGCCTTTCCGGTCCATCGCAACATGCGAGCCAACTCCAGCAACGGCGACGCAACCATCGTTATGGAAAACATTCCCAACTACGCCTTAAAGGTGTCCCTGTATCAAAAACGGCTGGTGCGATTATGCCGCGAGGCGGGCGTGGAATTTCAATTCGGCGCCACAATCATCGATTTTTTGAATAACGGCAAGGCCGTAACCGGTGTGATTGTTGAGGCTGACGGCGCTCCCCGGGAAATCCCGGCTAAAGTCACGGTGGCGGCCTGCGGCGCTTTTTCTCCCATTTTGGAAAAGATTCCGGCTTTTTGCGACTTCAATTTTTCCTGCCGCCCCGACGATCGGGTGCACGCCATCCAGGAGTTGTGGAAGATCAAGCCGGGGCCTGCCCGGAAAATGGTGGACGAGGGCATCCTCACCCCCAATGAGATGGTCTTTTACGTGGGCGTGCCCGGCGGCGGCTCCTTTTCCACCTTCATGTATCAACTGGACCTGGATCAGGAAATCATGGCTTTGCTGGCCGGGTGCAAACCCCAAAATCCGGACGTACTGTCCCCGCGGGAGCTTATTGACGATTTTAAGGACAATCGCCTGGGATTCTGCACGGAGCGCATTTACGGCGGGGGCAGGGCCATCCCCATGCGCAATCCCCTGGACAACCTGGTGGATAACGGCATTGCCATAGTGGGAGACGCCGCCTTTATGGCTTCCCCGGCCAACGGGTCGGGAACGACCCCTTCCATGGTCGCCGGCGCCCAATGCGGATGGACAATCGCAAAAGCCCTGAACGCCGGTCTGGAGCCTACTAAAGAGCATCTGTGGGGATATAATGCGGCTTTTCAAACCGGCCTGGGCGCCATTTTCGCCGGATATTACGTAGCCCACCGGGTGCTAACCACCTTTACGGAGCAGGAAGTGCAGGAGCTTGTACGCCGCAAGCTCATAGACCCCAGGCAGTTCAAGAACGTGCACGACGCCCGGCCCTTTAGTGTGGCGCCCCTGCAAGGCCTGGGGCTTTTTATGAAAGCCCTGCCCGTATTAGGAACCCTGATCGGCTTTGTAAAGCATGGGGCGAAGATTCCCATCATCACAAGACATTATAAAAATTTCCCAAAAACTTACGACCCCGAGGCTTTTGAGGAGTGGCGGAGGCGTGCAGAAAAAATCCTAAACCGCCTGGATGTAAGCTGA
- a CDS encoding 3-deoxy-D-manno-octulosonic acid transferase, which translates to MVKAVYNLALCLGAILFLPIGLMLAALKEKRRATMGPRLGFQAYPKCRKPIWVHGLSVGEINAAVPLVLALARAYPEKDIIVSASTKTGYENARAQLQGSVAGVVYYPYDLPWCVSKALDQVDPCMFILVESDLWPNFIFQCKQRGVPLILANGRLSDSSYKGYRNLGFLMKPVFRCFDKVGAQSKEEGERFLNIGVRPETMAVAGNLKFDRPSAPDLSPLEMLPDFSGPVMVAGSTHPGEEEILAGLLKAWKKEHGLAMIIAPRDPKRAGEVRDILLRNGLDAALYSQQPEKADAVVVDQMGVLAALYSRGDICFVGGSLLPFGGHNPLEPAVFGKPVLFGPDMGDFPDMTVRLLNQGGAIQVKDSQELAQTVDALLNDPARGVKIGANALEVIRRNRGALQRNLNLVREFIENHE; encoded by the coding sequence ATGGTGAAAGCCGTTTACAATCTGGCGCTCTGCCTGGGTGCGATTTTGTTTCTTCCTATTGGCCTGATGCTGGCGGCGCTCAAAGAAAAGCGGCGGGCGACCATGGGGCCCAGGCTGGGCTTTCAGGCATACCCCAAATGCCGCAAACCCATTTGGGTGCACGGCCTTTCCGTCGGCGAAATCAATGCGGCCGTCCCTTTGGTTTTGGCTTTGGCCCGAGCCTATCCTGAAAAAGATATAATCGTCTCCGCCTCCACCAAAACCGGCTACGAAAACGCCCGGGCGCAGTTGCAGGGCAGCGTCGCCGGCGTGGTGTATTATCCTTACGACCTGCCCTGGTGCGTTTCCAAAGCCCTGGATCAAGTCGATCCCTGCATGTTCATCCTGGTGGAGTCGGACCTGTGGCCTAACTTCATTTTTCAGTGCAAACAGCGGGGCGTCCCCTTGATTCTGGCCAACGGACGGCTTTCCGATTCTTCGTATAAGGGATACCGGAATTTGGGCTTTTTAATGAAGCCCGTGTTCCGGTGTTTTGACAAGGTTGGCGCGCAATCCAAAGAGGAAGGAGAACGATTCCTGAACATTGGCGTACGCCCGGAAACCATGGCGGTCGCGGGCAACCTGAAATTCGACCGGCCTTCGGCGCCGGACCTTTCGCCTTTGGAAATGCTGCCTGATTTTTCCGGTCCGGTAATGGTCGCCGGATCCACCCATCCGGGCGAGGAGGAGATTCTGGCCGGTTTATTGAAGGCCTGGAAGAAGGAGCACGGCCTGGCCATGATTATCGCCCCCCGGGACCCCAAAAGGGCGGGGGAGGTGCGGGATATTTTATTACGAAACGGCCTGGATGCGGCTTTGTACTCCCAACAGCCGGAAAAGGCCGATGCAGTAGTTGTGGATCAAATGGGCGTGCTGGCCGCGTTGTATTCCCGCGGCGATATCTGCTTTGTGGGCGGCAGCCTGCTGCCCTTTGGCGGGCATAATCCCCTGGAGCCGGCTGTGTTCGGCAAGCCTGTTTTATTCGGGCCGGACATGGGGGACTTCCCTGATATGACGGTCCGATTGCTGAACCAGGGCGGGGCGATTCAGGTTAAGGACTCTCAGGAACTGGCTCAGACGGTGGATGCGTTGCTGAACGACCCCGCCCGAGGCGTCAAGATAGGCGCAAACGCCCTGGAAGTCATTCGCCGGAATCGAGGCGCCTTACAAAGGAACCTGAATCTGGTTCGGGAGTTTATTGAAAACCATGAGTAG
- the lptF gene encoding LPS export ABC transporter permease LptF produces MRKKHIVFKYMLGEMLPPFGVTLLVFALIFLMTRMLQLTDYVVNFRVGLGHVMMLLMYSMPFFLIFVIPMSTMMAVLLTFLRMSSDNEITALKAAGWSLYSLLPPVLAFCTAAALLTASMSFIGLPWGRMAAKELLIDVARQNVEIGLKERSFERTFKNVVLYVGSVDVESRTLHHVFIEDRRDRELSSTIMASTGRIIPSDGDDIWQLRLNDGVIVRADRKNQSMFTVDFDSYDFNLNLGTALGARDGEKDEEEMYFKELLTFVKRYNKKDDRYYLALLEVHKKFSIPFSCIVLGLAAVPLGIVSRSARRSFGVALGLGLFLLYYLLLSAGWVFGEAGKYPPMIGMWVPNLVIGAMGGFSLVRMAKDRPVALFAWFQNKARILSGKWGGGKEAAAKS; encoded by the coding sequence GTGAGAAAAAAACACATTGTCTTTAAATACATGCTGGGAGAAATGCTCCCCCCCTTTGGGGTGACCCTCTTGGTTTTCGCCCTGATCTTTCTCATGACTCGGATGTTGCAACTTACCGATTATGTTGTAAATTTTAGGGTGGGGCTGGGGCATGTCATGATGCTTCTTATGTATTCCATGCCCTTTTTTCTGATTTTCGTCATCCCCATGTCCACCATGATGGCCGTGCTGCTCACCTTTTTGCGCATGTCGTCGGACAACGAAATCACCGCCCTGAAAGCCGCCGGATGGAGCCTGTACAGCCTGCTGCCGCCTGTTTTGGCCTTTTGTACGGCCGCGGCCTTGCTGACGGCGTCCATGTCTTTTATAGGACTGCCCTGGGGGCGGATGGCGGCCAAGGAGCTGCTCATCGACGTGGCCCGGCAGAACGTGGAAATCGGCCTGAAGGAGCGATCTTTCGAGCGAACCTTCAAAAACGTGGTCCTCTACGTGGGGTCCGTGGACGTGGAGTCCAGGACTTTGCACCACGTTTTCATCGAAGACCGCAGGGACAGGGAGCTTTCCAGCACCATCATGGCCTCCACGGGCCGGATCATCCCCAGCGACGGCGACGACATCTGGCAGCTTCGTTTGAACGACGGGGTCATTGTGCGTGCGGACCGGAAGAATCAATCCATGTTTACGGTGGATTTTGACAGCTACGACTTCAACCTCAATCTTGGGACCGCCCTGGGAGCCCGGGACGGCGAAAAAGATGAGGAGGAAATGTATTTCAAGGAGTTGCTGACATTCGTTAAACGCTACAACAAAAAGGACGACAGGTATTATCTGGCCCTGCTGGAAGTACATAAAAAGTTTTCCATTCCGTTTTCGTGCATCGTCCTGGGGCTGGCAGCCGTTCCTTTGGGCATCGTATCCCGGTCGGCGCGCCGCTCCTTTGGCGTGGCCTTGGGGCTGGGCTTGTTTCTGCTGTATTATCTGTTGCTGTCCGCAGGTTGGGTGTTCGGCGAGGCCGGCAAGTATCCGCCTATGATCGGCATGTGGGTTCCCAATTTAGTCATTGGCGCCATGGGGGGCTTTTCCCTGGTGCGCATGGCCAAGGATCGGCCTGTGGCCCTTTTTGCCTGGTTTCAAAACAAGGCTCGCATCCTGTCCGGAAAATGGGGCGGCGGAAAAGAGGCCGCGGCAAAGTCATGA
- the lpxK gene encoding tetraacyldisaccharide 4'-kinase produces MSSLRRRIETVMRSGPDENMGLTGAVLRLVSLVYGLVMRLRYKLYQKGFFKTGKAPCMVVSVGNITVGGTGKTPMAIYLARLFNDWGLNVAIASRGYGGTMQKQGGAASDGKDILLTPAEAGDEPWLMAVKLPGVPVVVGGDRVKSANLCASQFGTRILILDDAFSRLAIDRDLNLLLVDSQAPFGNGHVFPRGVLREPVEFAARADAVIRTRADRGAGQAALPQGKPVFSCTHKPKGFLEYFPQKGTSGPKIVRHSLDDLKGKKVAAFAGIADNQGFFDSLSSLGVAVLERLSFPDHHAYTLRDRNIIVETAIKADVKALITTEKDLVRLTGWDAHGLDLYALEIALEFEQAQKFEDFLKSKLQIGE; encoded by the coding sequence ATGAGTAGCCTGCGGCGGCGGATAGAAACGGTCATGCGATCCGGCCCTGATGAAAATATGGGCCTGACGGGCGCGGTATTGCGTCTTGTCTCCCTGGTATACGGCCTGGTCATGCGATTGCGGTATAAGTTGTACCAAAAAGGCTTTTTCAAGACGGGCAAGGCGCCCTGCATGGTGGTTTCCGTCGGCAATATTACCGTCGGCGGAACGGGCAAGACGCCCATGGCCATTTATTTGGCTCGTTTATTTAATGATTGGGGGCTGAACGTCGCCATTGCCAGCCGGGGCTACGGCGGGACCATGCAAAAGCAGGGCGGTGCGGCGTCGGACGGCAAGGACATTTTGCTCACCCCGGCTGAAGCGGGAGATGAACCCTGGCTGATGGCCGTCAAATTGCCCGGCGTTCCCGTGGTTGTGGGCGGGGATCGGGTCAAGTCCGCTAATTTATGCGCGTCCCAGTTCGGAACCCGGATTTTAATTTTGGACGACGCGTTCAGCCGCCTTGCCATTGATCGCGATCTGAATCTGTTGCTGGTGGACTCCCAGGCCCCCTTCGGAAACGGTCATGTTTTTCCCCGGGGCGTGCTGCGGGAGCCTGTTGAATTCGCGGCCAGGGCCGACGCAGTCATCAGAACCCGGGCGGACAGGGGCGCCGGCCAAGCCGCGCTGCCGCAGGGCAAGCCGGTTTTTTCCTGCACGCATAAGCCCAAAGGTTTTTTAGAGTATTTTCCCCAAAAAGGGACGAGTGGCCCGAAAATCGTCCGGCATTCCCTGGACGATTTGAAAGGCAAAAAAGTTGCGGCGTTTGCGGGCATTGCGGATAATCAGGGTTTTTTTGACAGCCTGTCTTCCTTGGGCGTTGCGGTGCTGGAGCGCCTGTCTTTTCCGGATCATCACGCATACACACTGCGCGATAGGAACATCATTGTGGAGACCGCCATCAAGGCGGATGTCAAGGCCCTGATCACCACGGAAAAGGACTTGGTCCGGCTTACAGGATGGGACGCCCACGGCCTGGATTTGTACGCCCTGGAAATCGCCCTGGAGTTTGAGCAGGCCCAAAAGTTTGAAGACTTTCTGAAATCAAAATTGCAGATTGGAGAATAA
- the lptG gene encoding LPS export ABC transporter permease LptG, with protein sequence MKIISKYIARALFKNLLTILFAVVVIYVAVDFFEKIDDFMAAKIPLLTVGYFFLLRIPYVAAQVLPVGVLLSAMVVIGLMAKHNEIIAYASGGGSSFSLLKPIAVMGVIASLFLFAFNEIIVPAAAAEANQIWYQDVRKEGDVGTRTTWFHRNGLIGRVDKYIPETHTARDITLNYYDPSFKLIKRIDADDATISGTVWTLRNAMESVSGRASDIRQHKELKVEMDFTADQLHDRVKRSDEMSLVQLKEHIHKIESEGYKAVRFRVDLASKISFPLVCLIMSVLGGAMALRGKRGEGLAVNIVMGMGLAFAYWVVHSLCLSLGYAGMYSPIFSAWTANAVFAVLAAVFIYELA encoded by the coding sequence ATGAAGATTATTTCAAAATACATAGCCAGGGCGCTTTTCAAGAACCTGCTGACCATCCTGTTCGCCGTGGTGGTGATCTATGTGGCTGTGGATTTTTTTGAAAAAATCGATGATTTCATGGCCGCCAAAATTCCTTTGCTGACAGTGGGTTATTTTTTTCTGCTGCGCATCCCCTATGTGGCGGCCCAGGTGCTGCCGGTGGGCGTTTTGCTTTCCGCCATGGTGGTGATCGGACTCATGGCCAAGCATAACGAAATCATCGCCTACGCCAGCGGCGGAGGCAGCAGTTTTTCCCTGCTCAAGCCCATAGCGGTCATGGGCGTCATTGCCAGTCTGTTTTTGTTCGCCTTTAATGAAATAATCGTCCCGGCCGCGGCGGCCGAGGCCAACCAGATTTGGTATCAGGACGTTCGCAAGGAAGGGGACGTGGGAACCAGGACGACCTGGTTTCACCGCAACGGGCTGATCGGCAGGGTGGATAAATACATCCCGGAAACCCACACGGCCAGGGATATCACCTTGAATTATTACGATCCGTCCTTTAAGCTGATTAAACGGATTGACGCTGATGATGCAACCATTTCCGGAACCGTCTGGACTCTGCGCAACGCCATGGAGTCTGTGAGCGGCAGGGCTTCCGATATCAGGCAGCACAAGGAATTGAAGGTGGAAATGGATTTTACGGCCGATCAACTGCATGACAGGGTCAAAAGGTCGGATGAAATGTCCCTGGTGCAGTTGAAGGAGCACATCCATAAAATTGAGTCCGAAGGATACAAAGCCGTCCGGTTTCGGGTGGATCTGGCCTCCAAAATATCCTTTCCGCTGGTTTGCCTGATCATGTCCGTGTTGGGCGGCGCCATGGCGCTTCGTGGAAAAAGGGGGGAGGGCTTGGCCGTCAACATTGTCATGGGTATGGGCCTGGCCTTCGCCTATTGGGTGGTGCACAGCCTGTGTCTCTCCCTTGGCTACGCTGGCATGTACTCCCCGATTTTTTCAGCCTGGACGGCGAATGCAGTATTTGCGGTGCTTGCGGCTGTTTTTATTTACGAACTCGCCTGA
- a CDS encoding glycosyltransferase family 4 protein, whose translation MASGSLTIVQMLPELEAGGVERGTLETGAYLVSQGHRSIVISGGGRLVPQLVEAGTEHVEMRVGDKNPSLLKYLAPVRSLLLKENVDVLHLRSRVPAWVGYLAAKSIPKAKRPAIITTFHGFYSVHFFSGIMARGERVIAISNFIADHIKENYGADPSKIRVIHRGFDPDYFNPEAVSQDRAEALKKAWGLDKTNAPIIMLPARITGWKGHKLFIEALSLVKDQDFIAVCVGDVEDNPDYSKTLSDLVKKCGLEGKVLFPGHCSDMPAALMNADIAVSASLEPEAFGRVAVEAQAMGLPVIATAHGGSLETVLPGETGWLVSHESPEQMAQALREALANSELRVGMGARAKSWVWENFTATKMCSRTLDVYHELLEEKGRGL comes from the coding sequence ATGGCGTCCGGATCTCTTACTATAGTACAAATGCTTCCCGAACTGGAAGCCGGAGGGGTGGAGCGCGGAACCCTGGAAACGGGCGCTTATCTGGTCAGCCAGGGGCATCGGTCCATTGTGATTTCCGGCGGCGGCCGCCTTGTCCCCCAACTTGTGGAGGCCGGGACCGAGCATGTTGAGATGCGGGTGGGGGATAAAAATCCCTCCCTGTTGAAATATCTCGCGCCCGTGCGGTCCCTTTTGCTCAAAGAAAACGTGGATGTGCTGCACCTGCGGTCCCGCGTGCCCGCCTGGGTGGGGTATCTTGCGGCTAAATCCATACCCAAAGCCAAACGTCCGGCTATTATCACCACGTTTCACGGATTTTACTCCGTACATTTTTTCTCCGGGATAATGGCTCGGGGCGAGCGGGTTATCGCCATATCCAATTTCATCGCCGATCATATCAAAGAGAATTACGGGGCCGATCCTTCCAAGATTCGCGTGATTCATCGAGGATTCGACCCGGATTATTTCAATCCGGAGGCGGTCTCCCAGGATAGAGCGGAGGCTTTGAAAAAGGCCTGGGGCTTGGATAAAACAAATGCTCCGATAATTATGCTTCCCGCCCGGATTACGGGCTGGAAAGGGCATAAGCTGTTTATCGAAGCCCTGTCCCTGGTCAAGGACCAGGATTTTATCGCGGTCTGCGTCGGGGACGTGGAGGACAATCCCGACTATTCCAAAACGCTGTCTGATTTGGTTAAAAAATGCGGCCTGGAAGGCAAGGTGCTTTTTCCCGGCCATTGCAGCGACATGCCTGCCGCCTTGATGAACGCCGACATAGCGGTTTCCGCGTCCCTGGAGCCGGAAGCCTTCGGCCGGGTGGCTGTGGAAGCCCAGGCCATGGGCCTGCCCGTCATTGCCACGGCCCACGGCGGCAGCCTGGAGACGGTCCTGCCCGGCGAGACCGGTTGGCTGGTGAGCCATGAAAGCCCGGAGCAAATGGCCCAGGCCCTGCGAGAGGCCCTGGCGAACTCTGAACTGCGGGTGGGAATGGGCGCCCGGGCTAAATCCTGGGTGTGGGAGAACTTTACCGCAACCAAAATGTGCAGCCGGACTTTGGACGTGTATCACGAATTGCTTGAGGAAAAGGGCAGGGGCCTATGA